The following proteins come from a genomic window of Streptomyces sp. Sge12:
- a CDS encoding prenyltransferase/squalene oxidase repeat-containing protein — translation MNVRRSAAALAASAVLCVGAAPAALADTAPPASPSAPPAIPSGLYGKNDPTYDGVWRQSFALLAQHTVGIKPSVKAMVWLAAQQCDNGGFASFRPNAALPCDAQTMYDTNATAAAVQALKALGGQDAAVKKSVDWLKSVQNEDGGWSYVPGSPSDANSTAVVISALAAAGEKPAEVRSKAGKSAYEGLLPFQLGCTAEPAADRGAFAYQPADGKLVANADATAAAVLAGLGKGAAVVPAAENTPAAPLACPAANAADPVAAAQGAAGHLAEALKKDGHLTAVTPGADQPAPDTGNTADAVIALAAAGHKESAAGALEWLKANSAEWSKGSPAALGTLVLAAHATGTDPKSFGGTDLVAALNATGPAPQGADTEATTVDSEKDEPSGGQNVWWIVGAGAAAGIGIGILLSGRRKKNQS, via the coding sequence ATGAACGTCCGCCGCAGCGCTGCCGCGCTCGCCGCCTCCGCCGTGCTCTGCGTGGGCGCCGCCCCCGCAGCCCTCGCCGACACCGCGCCGCCCGCCTCTCCCTCCGCGCCGCCGGCCATCCCCTCCGGTCTCTACGGCAAGAACGACCCCACCTACGACGGCGTGTGGCGGCAGTCGTTCGCGCTGCTCGCCCAGCACACGGTCGGCATCAAGCCCTCCGTCAAGGCCATGGTCTGGCTGGCCGCCCAGCAGTGCGACAACGGCGGCTTCGCCTCCTTCCGCCCGAACGCCGCCCTGCCGTGCGACGCGCAGACGATGTACGACACGAACGCCACCGCGGCCGCCGTGCAGGCGCTGAAGGCGCTCGGCGGCCAGGACGCGGCCGTCAAGAAGAGCGTGGACTGGCTGAAGTCCGTCCAGAACGAGGACGGCGGCTGGAGCTACGTCCCCGGCTCCCCCAGCGACGCCAACTCCACGGCCGTGGTGATCAGCGCACTGGCCGCGGCGGGCGAGAAGCCGGCCGAGGTCAGGTCGAAGGCGGGCAAGTCGGCGTACGAGGGCCTGCTCCCCTTCCAGCTGGGCTGCACCGCCGAGCCGGCCGCCGACCGCGGCGCGTTCGCCTACCAGCCGGCCGACGGCAAGCTCGTCGCCAACGCCGACGCCACGGCCGCCGCGGTCCTGGCCGGCCTCGGCAAGGGTGCGGCCGTCGTCCCCGCCGCCGAGAACACCCCCGCCGCCCCGCTGGCCTGCCCGGCCGCGAACGCCGCCGACCCGGTGGCCGCCGCCCAGGGCGCCGCCGGCCACCTGGCCGAGGCCCTCAAGAAGGACGGCCACCTCACGGCCGTCACCCCGGGCGCGGACCAGCCCGCCCCGGACACCGGCAACACCGCCGACGCCGTGATCGCCCTGGCCGCCGCCGGGCACAAGGAGTCGGCCGCGGGCGCACTGGAGTGGCTGAAGGCCAACTCCGCCGAGTGGTCGAAGGGCAGCCCGGCGGCCCTGGGCACGCTGGTGCTGGCCGCGCACGCGACCGGAACCGACCCTAAGTCCTTCGGCGGCACCGACCTGGTGGCCGCGCTCAACGCGACCGGCCCGGCCCCGCAGGGCGCGGACACCGAGGCGACCACCGTGGACAGCGAGAAGGACGAGCCGTCCGGCGGCCAGAACGTCTGGTGGATCGTCGGCGCCGGCGCCGCGGCGGGTATCGGCATCGGCATCCTGCTGAGCGGCCGCCGGAAGAAGAACCAGTCCTGA
- a CDS encoding MBL fold metallo-hydrolase, with protein MPQVTERTSQPTEDTPQVTDHGGGVWAIKVPIPDNPLGHTLVHVLDTDRGPVLIDTGWDDPASWDTLVAGLAALGTAVADVHGVVITHHHPDHHGLSGQVRKASGAWIAMHAADTEVVVRTRASEPGVWFDYMSDKLAAAGAPEEHIAPLRAARASGRMRTLPGLRAAVPDREIVPAELLPLAGRRLRAIWTPGHTPGHVCLHLEEQHPANLPGNGRLFSGDHLLPGISPHIGLYEAPEDTRVTDPLGDYLDSLERIGRLGPAEVLPAHQHAFTDAPARVRELLDHHEERLAGLRALLAEPLTPWGLAERMEWNRPWEQIPYGSRNIAVSEAEAHLRRLVKQGHAEAMPGTDPVTYRAL; from the coding sequence ATGCCACAGGTCACCGAGCGCACGTCACAGCCCACCGAGGACACGCCACAGGTCACCGATCACGGCGGAGGCGTATGGGCCATCAAGGTCCCCATCCCCGACAACCCCCTCGGCCACACCCTCGTCCACGTCCTCGACACCGACCGCGGCCCGGTCCTCATCGACACCGGCTGGGACGACCCCGCCTCCTGGGACACCCTCGTCGCCGGCCTCGCCGCACTCGGCACCGCCGTCGCCGACGTCCACGGCGTCGTCATCACCCACCACCACCCCGACCACCACGGCCTCTCCGGCCAGGTCCGCAAGGCCTCCGGCGCCTGGATCGCCATGCACGCCGCCGACACCGAGGTCGTCGTACGCACCCGCGCCTCCGAGCCCGGCGTGTGGTTCGACTACATGAGCGACAAGCTCGCCGCCGCCGGAGCCCCCGAGGAGCACATCGCCCCGCTGCGCGCCGCCCGCGCGAGCGGCCGCATGCGGACCCTGCCCGGCCTGCGCGCCGCCGTCCCCGACCGGGAGATCGTCCCCGCCGAACTCCTCCCCCTCGCCGGACGCCGGCTGCGCGCGATCTGGACCCCCGGCCACACCCCCGGCCACGTCTGCCTGCACCTGGAGGAACAGCATCCGGCGAACCTCCCCGGCAACGGGCGCCTCTTCTCCGGGGACCACCTGCTGCCCGGCATCTCCCCGCACATCGGCCTGTACGAGGCCCCGGAGGACACCCGCGTCACCGACCCCCTCGGCGACTACCTCGACTCCCTCGAACGCATCGGCCGGCTCGGGCCCGCCGAGGTGCTCCCCGCCCACCAGCACGCCTTCACCGACGCACCCGCCCGCGTACGGGAGCTCCTCGACCACCACGAGGAACGCCTCGCCGGGCTCCGCGCACTGCTGGCCGAGCCGCTGACCCCGTGGGGCCTGGCCGAGCGGATGGAGTGGAACCGGCCCTGGGAGCAGATCCCGTACGGCTCCCGCAATATCGCCGTCTCGGAAGCGGAGGCCCATCTGCGCCGACTGGTGAAGCAGGGTCACGCCGAGGCGATGCCGGGCACCGACCCGGTGACGTACCGGGCCCTGTAA